A section of the Ovis canadensis isolate MfBH-ARS-UI-01 breed Bighorn chromosome 1, ARS-UI_OviCan_v2, whole genome shotgun sequence genome encodes:
- the SLC35A5 gene encoding UDP-sugar transporter protein SLC35A5 isoform X4 yields MKAMAVIFSNFSIITTALLFRIVLKRHLNGIQWASLLILFLSIVALTSGTETSQHSLAGHGFHHDALFSPSNSCLLFRSECPSKDNCTAKEWTFSEARWNTTARVFSHIRLGLGHVLIIVQCFISSMANIYNEKILKEGNQITESIFIQNSKLYFFGVLFNGLTLGLQSGNRDQIKNCGIFYGHNAFSVALIFVTAFQGLSVAFILKFLDNMFHVLMAQVTTVVITAVSVLVFNFRPSLEFFLEAPSVLLAILIYNASNPQGVEYVPRKERIRDLSGTLWERSSGDGEELERLTKPKSDVESDEDTF; encoded by the exons GAGACATCTAAATGGGATACAGTGGGCTTCCCTCCTGATTCTGTTTTTGTCTATTGTGGCCCTCACTTCTGGGACTGAGACCTCACAGCATAGCCTGGCAGGACATGGATTTCATCATGACGCCCTCTTCAGCCCATCCAATTCCTGTCTTCTCTTCAGAAGTGAGTGTCCCAGCAAAGACAATTGCACAGCAAAGGAGTGGACATTTTCTGAAGCTCGGTGGAACACGACGGCCAGAGTTTTCAGTCACATCCGTCTTGGCTTGGGCCATGTTCTTATTATAGTCCAGTGTTTTATTTCTTCGATGGCCAATATCTATAATGAAAAGATACTGAAGGAAGGGAACCAAATCACCGAAAGCATTTTCATACAGAACAGCAAACTCTATTTCTttggtgttctttttaatggaCTGACCCTGGGCCTTCAGAGCGGTAACCGTGATCAGATTAAGAATTGTGGGATTTTTTATGGCCACAATGCATTCTCAGTAGCCCTTATTTTTGTAACTGCATTCCAGGGCCTCTCAGTGGCCTTTATTCTGAAGTTCCTGGATAACATGTTCCATGTCTTGATGGCACAGGTCACCACTGTTGTCATCACAGCGGTGTCTGTCTTGGTCTTTAACTTCAGGCCCTCCCTGGAGTTTTTCTTAGAAGCCCCATCAGTTCTTCTTGCAATACTTATTTACAATGCCAGCAATCCTCAAGGTGTGGAATACGTACCTAGGAAAGAGAGGATTCGAGATCTAAGTGGCACTCTTTGGGAGCGCTCCAGTGGG GATGGAGAAGAACTGGAAAGACTTACCAAACCCAAGAGTGATGTTGAATCAGATGAAGATACTTTCTAA